The genomic interval TTCACGGTGGTGACGTTGGGAGCGGGGTTCCTCGGGGGCGAGGTGACGCCGCTGTTCTTCATCGGGGCGAGCCTGGGGAATGTGATGGCGCGGGGGCTCGGGTTGCCGGTGGACCTGGGGGCCGCGGTGGGCATGGCGGCGCTGTTCGCGGCGGCGGCGAATACGCCGCTCGCGTTGTCCATCATGGCCGTGGAACTGGTGGGCGCGGGGGTGCTACCGCACGTGATGATTGTGGCGACGGTGGCGTATCTGCTGACGGGGCACCGCGGGATTTATCCCTCGCAGCGGATTGGACGGGGGAAGCATGGTTGGCCGCTGCTGGGGCGGTGGGTGCCGTTGCGGGAGATGGAAGAGGCCCGGGAGACGCCCGGGCCCCGTGGGCCTGTGAGGCCGGAGAATCAGGGCTCCGGGTAGTGGTAGACGCGGCCCTCGTCACCGACGATCCAGAACTCGCTGCCTGTCGGGTTCATCGCGATATCGCGCATCGGCCTGTTCGCAAAGGTCGGCAATTCCATCCCCTTGGCCCATCCGAACGGAGTCCAGCGCCGCAGCTTCCTGCTTGAGTTCAAATCCACCATGTAGCACTGCCCGTTCACGGGGCTCAGTGGATTGGCTCGGTCGTACCTCATCACCACGCTGCTGAAGTCGTCAGTCCCCGCCGGGAGCGCGCCCCGAGTCCACGTCGTCCCACCATCCCAGCGCCACGCTTGCCCCGCTTCTCCCACGGCACACGCCCTGTCCTCCGCACCCATCCACACGGCTGTCGCGAAGTCCGACGAGGCAAGGGCACTGGCTGTATGCGGAACAACCGTAGTGCCTCCACCCGTGTAGGCACGGAGTCTTCCCGCTGTCCCTCCCACGGTTCCTCCCGCGGCCAGCAGGAGATTCTCCGTCAGTCCATGCAGTCCGTAGAGCTCGACAGCACCTGCGCCGGGGTCGCTCAACACAGTAATAGGTCCTCCCAACGTCCATCGAATGAGTCGCCCACCAACATCCGTCATGTAGATGTGCGTCGCCCCACCCACCTCGAACCCCACCATCCCGGTGATATCAAGGGACGGCGTATTGCCGGTCCTCGGCGGTGTCGTGCCCGGGCCACAATAGAGATTCGGATCACCATTGTGCAGAGTGATCCACCCCCCCAATCCCCCAAGGAACACGCGTCCCTGCGAGTCCACCCAGGACACCATCCAATCGTGGTTGCCACAGTTCTGCGCGTGGACGGGAAGACTTCCATCAACCGGGGCTGGCTCCACCGGATCTCCAAAGCTGAAGCTCTCGAACCTCTGCCCCGGCCCCCTCTTCACCGCCAGCTTTCCACCGGTTCCCGCAATCCACACGGGATACCCATTCGCCCCCATCGACACCGTCTTCCAGCCCTGGTTCGCTGAAGTCAGATGGTAGTCATACACGCGCTTCAGCGTGCCATTGCACACCAAGCCGTCGTCCGTGACACCGTCGCAGTTATTGTCGATGGCGTCGCACAACTCCGGGGCCCCTGGCTTCGTCGAAGGGTCCGCGTCGTCGCAGTCCGTGTGCAGATTCTCCACATGCCCTTGCGGAATCGTCTGCCCTTCACAAACCGTTGCGGCCGCCGCGCTCGAACTCCCATCCCCATCCCCATCCGCATCCGCATCCGGATAGAACAGCTTCGGCGGCTTCGCGCTGCACTCCAACGCGGTTCCCGCTTGAGTGCAGACCATTGTTCCCGTGCAGGTCTGGTTGGTACAGGAGTCTCCCTTCCCCGTGAACCCCTCATCCGCAACGCCGTCACAATTATTGTCTCGATTGTCGCAAATCTCTGTCTTCCCAGGGGTATTGAATGCCTGGTCGTCACGACAATCGAAGGCCAGATTCGGGGGCCGGTGCATGTAACCCGCGGGCCGCTGGCACTGAACGACGAGGCTGGCCTCGCTCACCGCACCATCGCCGTCCGCATCCACGTACCAATTCTTGTCGAAGCCCTCGTCCACCCCGCCCACGCAGTTGTTGTCGACCTCGTCGCAGACTTCCTGCGCATCAGGGTTGATCTCCCGATTGCTATCGTTGCAGTCCCCGGTCCGCCTCGACCAACCCATCACCGGCAGGCAGCGCTGGACCGCCTCCCCGGTGCCCATTCCATCTCCATCCGCGTCCCGGTAGAGCGTCTCCTTCGGCAGACCTTCGTCCACTCCGCCCACACAGTTGTTGTCGATGTCGTCACACACCTCGACATTGCCCGGAAACATCTTGGCCGCGTTCGGACCACTGTCATCACAGTCCGTGCCGCCCTTGTCGCCATTCTTGGCGACATACCCATCCCCGTCCTCATCCGGCGTGACGAGGCTCACCGTGTACTTCTTCGCCGACAACTCGACGTCCAACTCCGCTCGGTCCACCTCTTTTTCGTTACAAGCCCGCTCGTAAGCAGTGATGTTCACCTTCGCGCGAGAGCTCCAGCCCTCCCGACGAACCACTCGCCACACCAGCGGAGGTTCCTGCCGGGTGAGCTCCCCTCCCGTGAACCGCTGCACCACGAAGTTCGCCGCGTTGGCTCCATCCTCGGCCAACATCACAATGCAGCCCGCTTTGAAGCTCGGCGTGTAGTTGATTTCGATGGAGGCGCTTCCCTCCGCCATGATCTCGTCGATACTCGGCACGGTACAGCCGCCCAGCAGGACCAGCCCCATGACGCCCCATCTTGCCCACAGGCTCATGGCACACCTCCCGCGGCCACAGGCGCCTCTGACGGCCCCGCGAAGAACCACGTCGCCACCGCGCCCACCGCCGCCGCTGTCGCCGCACCGAAGAGGATGTTCGCCGTCCGCGCGCTATCCTGAGCCTTCGAGTGATTGGCCACCCTGTCCTCGTCGAGCATGGCGGCCCTCGCATCCTCGACCTGGCTCCTCGACGACAGCCCGAACACCGTCCCTGTCCCACTCGCGGCAACGCCCACTCCCAACAACACCCAGCTCGCCACCGGTACACGGCGCCCAGCAATCTGGATTCCCCCCGAGGCTTTCCCCGCGGCGCCATCCACGGAGTCAGGCGCCCACGGCTCCGGGGAGGCATCCTTCGTGGGAGGAGGAATCAGCGTCGGCCGGACGTCCCCCGCCAGCTTCGCATCCGGTGCGGCAGCACCGGCCTTGCGCTCATCCACCAACGTCCCGCGCACCTTCTCGCGCTGTGCTTCGAACTCACGACTCACCTTGGGCGAGACACTCAACGGGAGCTGGACATCCAGTTGGTGCTGCAGCGCATCCTGGAAGTCCTTGCGCGCCGCATCCCACCGTCCCATGTCCGCCTGGATGATGCCTCGCAGCAAGGCCATGGAGACCGCCTCGCTCGCGCCATGGGGGAGGCTGCTCGCGCGCTTCAACCGCTCCAGCGCGAGCTCATACTCGAGGTCTTCGTAGAGCCGGATGGCCTCGGCGATTTCGCGTTGAACGCCGCCTTCAGCACCGTGCGCGCGCGGCGGCAAGGCCACGACCGCGCAAACGATGACCGCAAGGATATTCCCCCACAGGCATGACTTGGACATGCCCAATTCTAGACACAAGCCCCTAACACGAGAAAAATAAGACTACCGTGTTGTGTCCAGAACATTACGGTCGGCCACGGGCTGGGGCACCGCATCGCAGAGCGAGCAGGAGGCCAGGCCACAAGCACGGCACAATGGAAGAGGCAACCCCAAACAAGCCCGTGGAACAGAGGCCGCATCTCCGCGACTGCGGGGTGGAGTCAAAACCAGACTCGCCCCCTTCGCCCTGGAGCGCCACGCCTGGGAATCCGCCCCCAAGCGTGGCACGCCAGACAAAGACAAGGACTACGGCTCCGGGTAGTGGAAGACGCGGCCGTCGTCACCGACGATCCAGAACTCACTTCCCGTGGGGTTCATCGCGAGGTCTCGCATCGCTCTGTTCGCGGTGGACGGCAAGTCCACATCCTTGGCCCACCCAAACGGAGTCCAACGCCGCAGCTTCTTGCTGGAGTTCGTATCCACCATGTAGCACTGCTCGTTCACGGAACTCGACGGATTGGCTCGGTCGTACCTCATCACCACGCTGCTGAAGTCGTCACTCCCCGATGGGAGCACTCCCCGGGTCCACGTCGTCGTCCCGCTCCCCCAGCGCCACGCTTGCCCCGCTTCTCCCACGGCACACGCCTTGTCCTCCGCACCCATCCATACAGCCATCGCGAAGTCCGACGAAGCATTGGCACTGGCTGTATGCGGAACAACCGTAGTGCCTCCACCCGTGTAGGCACGGAGTCTTCCCGCTGTCCCTCCCACGGTTCCTCCCGCGGCCAGCAGGAGATTCTCCGTCAGTCCATGCAGTCCGTAGAGTTCGACAGCGCCCGCACCGGGGTCGCTCAACACAGTCATCTCAGGCGCGCCCAACGTCCACAGAATGAGTCGCCCACCGACATCCGTGATGTAGATGTGGGTCGCTCCTCCCACCTCGAACCCCACCATCCCAGTGATATCAAGGGATGGCGTATTGGCGACCCTCGGCGGGGTGGTGCCCGGGCCACAAGTGAGAGCCGGATCGCCATTGTGCAGAGCA from Myxococcus stipitatus carries:
- a CDS encoding putative metal-binding motif-containing protein, with the protein product MGLVLLGGCTVPSIDEIMAEGSASIEINYTPSFKAGCIVMLAEDGANAANFVVQRFTGGELTRQEPPLVWRVVRREGWSSRAKVNITAYERACNEKEVDRAELDVELSAKKYTVSLVTPDEDGDGYVAKNGDKGGTDCDDSGPNAAKMFPGNVEVCDDIDNNCVGGVDEGLPKETLYRDADGDGMGTGEAVQRCLPVMGWSRRTGDCNDSNREINPDAQEVCDEVDNNCVGGVDEGFDKNWYVDADGDGAVSEASLVVQCQRPAGYMHRPPNLAFDCRDDQAFNTPGKTEICDNRDNNCDGVADEGFTGKGDSCTNQTCTGTMVCTQAGTALECSAKPPKLFYPDADADGDGDGSSSAAAATVCEGQTIPQGHVENLHTDCDDADPSTKPGAPELCDAIDNNCDGVTDDGLVCNGTLKRVYDYHLTSANQGWKTVSMGANGYPVWIAGTGGKLAVKRGPGQRFESFSFGDPVEPAPVDGSLPVHAQNCGNHDWMVSWVDSQGRVFLGGLGGWITLHNGDPNLYCGPGTTPPRTGNTPSLDITGMVGFEVGGATHIYMTDVGGRLIRWTLGGPITVLSDPGAGAVELYGLHGLTENLLLAAGGTVGGTAGRLRAYTGGGTTVVPHTASALASSDFATAVWMGAEDRACAVGEAGQAWRWDGGTTWTRGALPAGTDDFSSVVMRYDRANPLSPVNGQCYMVDLNSSRKLRRWTPFGWAKGMELPTFANRPMRDIAMNPTGSEFWIVGDEGRVYHYPEP